A single region of the Nitrosomonas sp. Is79A3 genome encodes:
- a CDS encoding type II toxin-antitoxin system VapB family antitoxin — translation MRTTIVLDDELLEKAQALTHVQKKSALVKEALKALIERESAKRLASLGGSEPQLDAIPHRQAGD, via the coding sequence ATGAGAACCACTATCGTATTGGATGACGAATTACTGGAAAAAGCGCAAGCATTGACGCATGTGCAGAAGAAATCAGCACTGGTAAAAGAAGCGCTGAAAGCTTTGATTGAACGGGAAAGCGCCAAACGATTGGCAAGTCTGGGTGGCTCTGAGCCGCAATTGGATGCAATTCCGCACCGGCAAGCCGGAGACTAA